The genomic interval CAATCCCCTGTGGTCAAGCTTCCTTCTTGTGCTTTCTTATCTTTTTTGTTTTCGATAGAAAAAGAAACATATTAATTGGGAAAAAGCAATATGCAAAAAAGTGGACAAGATATCCTCTTGAAGAGAGAAAATAGCTTTATTCTGCTGAAAATCCTCAAAACTTGTATCCTTAAAACAGCCTGCACTAAAAGCCCAAAGAGATGCTGCCAATTGAATTGTTTCCCAAAACAAAGTTGAAGACAGCTTTTTACCTGTGAGAACAAGCACATTCCTGTttgctttttatttattttttataattaagtAGAAAGAAGAAAGAATTCAATACTGATAGGCAAAGCATACAATTTTGTGTTATTTGCTTCTGACCAAGCAGAATCACCTCCTTATGTTTTTCAGGTTCGTTGTTGAGGATTTGCCATATTATGGGTGAATCATTTACAATTCAGATTAGCAGCAACCTGGTCAATCGGCTTGTTGATGATGGTGAAAAGTTGAAAAGGAAGACAAAGAAATCTCAAGCGAAAATATCACGTGAAGTTCAAAAGTCCCCAGCTAATGTACGAAACAGGGAGGAAACGCACAAGGGGACTGCTGCTGCCGGATGGCCTATCCAGCCTCCATTGTTCCTGCCAGTACCTCCTTCGCCACATTCTGCTAATGAAGAGTTGGATGGAATCCGATCTGTCCTTCAGGAAAGTGAGAGAGTTTTGGAAAGGTTGCAGAAGCACGAGGGTGACATGGTACAGGAAGTAACACAAAGGGCCAAGGATCTCCATGATAAGGAGTTCAAGCTTCCTTACCATAAGCCAATGGCCTGCTTGGCCGAGAAAGATGCTTGCTTGGAGTGCTACAAAGAGAATGCCAACAATGCCCTAAAATGCGCCCCTCTGGTTAAAAATTTTGCAGATTGTGCTCGCAGAGTTAGGCAGCTGGTGGGATCCCCAGCAGTGGAGGCTTCATGAAAGATTTttgtattccaaaaaaaaaaacaaaaagggcaGTGAAAGCTAATTGCTGGTCTGAGCGGCTCTTCAATTATTCTTGTGGTGCGAATAAGTTGAACACTAGTTGTTCTTGAGTTCCATCCTATCTGCTCTGATATTCTCATCCACACTGGTGTCAAATATTTTGTTCGTCTGCATCCCTACTGTCTTTGTTTGCCATGGATGCGAGTTCATGTTTTAGGCTTTTGTGTATAATGCTAAAAAGCAGAGATTCGTTGTTCTCTACTTTAAAATTTTCACTAGTAAGCATAAGAAGCTAAATAAATTTTAAGAAAGCAATAAAGGTAAGCAACTAACAAAATGAGCATAATTCATTGAAGCTAAATGGACTGGTTCTCTATTATTACTTTTATAATTATCTCGCGTGCTAGtatacaaaatttagaattcTAACCATAAGGAGGAAAGTGCGTAGTAAAACCTAATTGTTGGTCTGAGCAACAATTCAATTTTTGTAGTACAAATAAATTGACCACTAGTTCTAAAGTTGCATGCCATCTGCTCTGATGTTGTTATACGCGCTGGTgtctaatattttatttttcggaTCTCCCTGTGGTGCTTGTTCGCCATGGGTGTGATCATGTTTTACACTTGTGTGTATAATGCTAAAACTACAGTTTCCAAGTTCTCTATTTTAGAGAGGTTTAGACCAGCACTCTTGGAGAACAGACATGAACATTAGActatcttatttatttatttattttttaaaaaagaaatcaaaTTTTTTTGGAAGTGTAATTAAATAGAGATTGCTGTTGGTTCTCAATGGAGTGCTAATCCTGTGAGAATGGattaaaaatttggattttactGAAATTTTGAGGATCTCATgtacaaaaaaattgattttgatttaaagacGAATCGGaaatttataaattttggaaattatgaatgaaattttgaaaaaaatcaaTCGATGATTGTGAATAATTTTTTAGAAACTAATGAAAAATCTTATGGTTCTCTCTTTTTtcagtttttaaaattttggttgaaaatttgaaaattactTGAGCAAAATGAAAATTAACACCAATTTCTTTTCGAATTCTCCTGAAATAtgaaatttttaggaaaaatttctGAAAATTAAGACTATATGATGAGGATTGGAAGCATGATGTTCAAGCCTTGTGTTTGAAACTGTATTAATTTAGAGaagatataatataaatttgtattgaattcaAATTTCTTGTATTGAAAAACAATCTATGTTTCTACCCATAGTATTGTGGAGACATTTAAAGTTTTGAGGAGTTTTTATATTTACGGGgccaccaaaaaataaaaaagaaaagtgaATGGATCATGTGGCAGTTTTTTGACTTTTAATTTTTTCTGGTTGAACAATTTTGAGGATGCATAAGTAAATACATGAAATAGAATAAGtatcatgaaatatattataaaatgGAAAACTATTACAACCATGGTTGCTATATATGG from Malania oleifera isolate guangnan ecotype guangnan chromosome 9, ASM2987363v1, whole genome shotgun sequence carries:
- the LOC131164616 gene encoding uncharacterized protein LOC131164616 isoform X1 — encoded protein: MEYQNPMERWGGSKRSDCRVRSGSLLRICHIMGESFTIQISSNLVNRLVDDGEKLKRKTKKSQAKISREVQKSPANVRNREETHKGTAAAGWPIQPPLFLPVPPSPHSANEELDGIRSVLQESERVLERLQKHEGDMVQEVTQRAKDLHDKEFKLPYHKPMACLAEKDACLECYKENANNALKCAPLVKNFADCARRVRQLVGSPAVEAS
- the LOC131164616 gene encoding uncharacterized protein LOC131164616 isoform X2, with protein sequence MGESFTIQISSNLVNRLVDDGEKLKRKTKKSQAKISREVQKSPANVRNREETHKGTAAAGWPIQPPLFLPVPPSPHSANEELDGIRSVLQESERVLERLQKHEGDMVQEVTQRAKDLHDKEFKLPYHKPMACLAEKDACLECYKENANNALKCAPLVKNFADCARRVRQLVGSPAVEAS